In one Pseudomonas sp. Bout1 genomic region, the following are encoded:
- a CDS encoding efflux RND transporter permease subunit, translated as MIAALIRWSVANRFLVLLATLFVTAWGIWSVQSTPIDALPDLSDVQVIIRTPFPGQAPQIVENQVTYPLATTMLSVPGAKTVRGYSFFGDSFVYVLFEDGTDLYWARSRVLEYLSQIQSRLPASAKPALGPDATGVGWIYQYALVDRSGGHDLAQLRALQDWFLKFELKTLPNVAEVATVGGMVKQYQVQLDPLKLASLGITQAEVTEAIGKANQETGGAVLEMAETEFIVRASGYLKTLNDFRAIPLKLASGGVPVTLGDVATIQLGPEMRRGITELDGEGETVGGVVILRSGKNARETIAAVKTKLDELKSSLPAGVDIVTTYDRSKLIDRAVENLSHKLIEEFIVVALVCGIFLWHLRSSLVAIISLPVGVLIAFIVMRYQGINANIMSLGGIAIAIGAMVDAAVVMIENAHKKIEAWHAANPGEELKGERHWHVMTEAAAEVGPALFFCLLIITLSFIPVFTLEAQEGRLFGPLAFTKTYAMAAAAGLSVTLVPVLMGYWIRGRIPSEHQNPLNRWLIRIYQPALDAVLRRPKITLLVALLVFVSALWPMSRLGGEFLPPLDEGDLLYMPSALPGLSAQKAAQLLQQTDRLIKTVPEVEHVFGKAGRAETATDPAPLEMFETTIQFKPHEQWRPGMTQEKLVEELDRVVRVPGLTNIWIPPIRNRIDMLATGIKSPIGVKVAGTNLTEIDAATQAVERVAKDVPGVSSALAERLTGGRYIDVDIDRKAAARYGLNIADVQSIVAGAIGGENVGETIEGLARFPINVRYPREWRDSLGALEQLPIYTPLGSQITLGTVAKVKVTDGPPMLKSENARPSGWVYVDVRGRDIASVVADLRRVVNEQVKLQPGMSLSYSGQFEFLERANARLKLVVPATLLIIFVLLYLTFARFDEALLIMATLPFALTGGAWFLYLLGFNLSVATGVGFIALAGVSAEFGVIMLLYLKNAWAEREDLGDSTELGLVAAIREGAVQRVRPKAMTVAVIIAGLLPILLGSGTGSEVMSRIAAPMVGGMVTAPLLSLFVIPAAYRLMRRRHLSVETVKPEGSVV; from the coding sequence ATGATCGCTGCCCTGATTCGTTGGTCAGTGGCCAACCGATTCCTGGTGCTACTGGCGACGCTGTTTGTCACGGCGTGGGGCATTTGGTCGGTGCAGAGCACGCCCATCGATGCACTGCCAGATCTCTCGGATGTTCAGGTGATCATCCGCACCCCTTTTCCGGGACAAGCGCCGCAGATTGTCGAGAACCAGGTGACCTATCCGTTGGCCACCACCATGCTCTCGGTGCCGGGTGCCAAGACGGTGCGTGGCTATTCCTTCTTCGGTGACAGCTTCGTTTACGTGCTGTTCGAAGACGGCACTGACTTGTACTGGGCGCGCTCGCGGGTGTTGGAGTATCTGAGCCAAATACAAAGTCGGTTGCCGGCCAGCGCCAAGCCGGCGTTGGGACCGGATGCGACGGGGGTGGGCTGGATCTATCAGTACGCACTGGTGGATCGCAGTGGAGGACACGATCTGGCGCAGCTACGCGCACTTCAGGACTGGTTCCTCAAGTTCGAACTCAAGACCCTGCCCAACGTTGCAGAAGTAGCCACCGTGGGTGGCATGGTCAAGCAGTACCAGGTCCAGCTTGATCCGCTCAAACTGGCCAGCCTCGGTATTACTCAGGCTGAGGTGACCGAAGCCATCGGCAAGGCCAACCAGGAAACCGGTGGCGCGGTGCTGGAGATGGCAGAGACCGAGTTCATCGTGCGGGCTTCCGGCTACCTGAAGACGCTCAATGACTTTCGGGCGATCCCGCTCAAGCTGGCTTCGGGAGGAGTGCCAGTAACCCTTGGCGATGTCGCCACGATCCAGTTGGGACCGGAAATGCGGCGTGGCATTACTGAACTCGACGGCGAAGGCGAGACCGTCGGCGGCGTGGTGATTTTGCGCAGCGGCAAGAATGCTCGCGAGACCATTGCCGCGGTCAAGACCAAACTCGACGAACTGAAAAGCAGTCTGCCGGCCGGGGTGGATATCGTCACCACCTACGACCGCAGTAAGCTGATCGACCGCGCCGTGGAAAACCTCAGCCACAAGCTCATCGAAGAGTTCATCGTTGTCGCGTTGGTGTGTGGGATCTTCCTCTGGCACCTGCGCTCATCTCTGGTGGCGATCATTTCGCTGCCGGTGGGGGTGCTGATTGCCTTCATCGTCATGCGCTACCAGGGCATCAACGCCAACATCATGTCCTTGGGCGGGATAGCCATCGCCATCGGCGCCATGGTCGATGCCGCCGTGGTGATGATCGAGAACGCCCACAAGAAGATCGAGGCATGGCACGCGGCCAATCCGGGGGAAGAACTGAAGGGTGAACGTCATTGGCATGTAATGACCGAAGCGGCGGCAGAGGTAGGCCCGGCGCTGTTCTTCTGTTTGTTGATCATCACTCTGTCTTTCATTCCGGTGTTCACCCTGGAAGCTCAGGAAGGACGGCTGTTCGGCCCATTGGCTTTCACCAAGACCTACGCCATGGCCGCAGCGGCGGGATTGTCAGTGACCTTGGTGCCGGTGCTGATGGGCTACTGGATTCGTGGACGAATTCCCAGTGAACATCAGAACCCGTTGAACCGGTGGTTGATTCGGATCTATCAGCCAGCCCTGGACGCAGTCTTGCGTCGACCAAAGATCACGCTGCTGGTGGCACTATTGGTTTTTGTCAGTGCGCTATGGCCAATGTCTCGCTTGGGTGGCGAGTTTCTCCCCCCGTTGGACGAGGGCGACCTGCTCTATATGCCTTCAGCTCTGCCGGGATTGTCAGCGCAGAAAGCGGCACAACTGCTGCAACAGACTGACCGTCTGATCAAGACCGTGCCTGAAGTCGAACACGTCTTCGGTAAGGCGGGGCGCGCTGAAACCGCCACCGACCCCGCACCGCTGGAGATGTTCGAAACCACGATCCAGTTCAAGCCGCACGAGCAATGGCGTCCAGGCATGACCCAGGAAAAGTTGGTGGAAGAACTGGATCGAGTGGTACGAGTCCCTGGGCTGACGAATATCTGGATACCACCGATTCGTAACCGTATCGACATGCTGGCTACGGGGATCAAGAGTCCCATCGGAGTGAAAGTTGCCGGCACCAACCTGACGGAGATCGATGCCGCGACTCAGGCGGTTGAGCGAGTGGCCAAGGACGTGCCCGGCGTCAGTTCGGCTCTGGCCGAGCGTCTGACCGGTGGTCGCTATATCGATGTGGATATCGACCGCAAAGCCGCCGCCCGCTACGGACTGAATATCGCCGATGTGCAGTCCATCGTGGCCGGCGCTATCGGCGGTGAAAACGTCGGCGAGACCATTGAAGGGCTCGCACGCTTCCCGATCAACGTGCGCTATCCACGGGAGTGGCGTGACTCGCTCGGCGCCCTGGAGCAATTGCCGATCTATACCCCGCTAGGTAGCCAGATCACCCTCGGCACAGTGGCGAAGGTCAAAGTCACGGACGGTCCACCGATGCTCAAGAGCGAGAACGCACGACCTTCGGGCTGGGTGTACGTCGATGTGCGGGGGAGGGACATTGCGTCGGTGGTCGCTGATCTACGACGGGTCGTCAATGAGCAGGTCAAGTTGCAGCCCGGCATGAGCCTGAGCTACTCAGGGCAGTTCGAGTTTCTCGAAAGGGCCAACGCACGACTCAAACTGGTGGTGCCTGCCACGCTGTTGATCATCTTCGTGCTGCTCTACCTGACTTTTGCCCGCTTCGATGAGGCCTTGCTGATCATGGCCACTCTGCCATTCGCTCTCACGGGCGGGGCATGGTTCCTCTATCTGTTGGGGTTCAACCTGTCAGTCGCCACCGGGGTCGGCTTTATCGCCTTGGCCGGTGTTTCCGCCGAGTTTGGCGTGATCATGTTGCTCTACCTGAAGAACGCCTGGGCCGAACGTGAAGACCTCGGCGACAGCACTGAGCTCGGTCTGGTTGCGGCGATTCGTGAAGGCGCCGTGCAGCGTGTTCGACCCAAGGCCATGACCGTGGCCGTCATCATTGCCGGCTTGTTACCCATCTTGCTGGGCAGCGGGACCGGCAGCGAGGTGATGAGCCGCATTGCTGCGCCCATGGTAGGCGGCATGGTCACGGCACCCTTGCTTTCCCTGTTTGTCATTCCGGCAGCCTATCGCCTGATGCGTCGCCGGCACCTCTCCGTTGAAACCGTCAAACCTGAAGGAAGTGTCGTATGA